Part of the Candidatus Hydrogenedentota bacterium genome is shown below.
TCCTTGGCCTGCTGCAACAGCCATTCGGCTACCCCGAGCGCAGAGTAGGGCACCATCATGATCAAAGCGGACAAGCCGCTCTGCCCGGTTTCGGCACAAGTCCGCCTGTACGCGTTCGTCACCCAGATGACGTTATTCTCACGCAAAAGCGTGGGCTTGGATCTTGATGCAATCATGGGTGTCAAATACAGCGCGACGAAGAGTGAAGCCATGAGCGAATAGGTTACAACCAGGGCATGGTCCTGAAAGAGCTGGCCGGCTACTCCTTGCACGAAAGCAATGGGCAGGAATACCGCCACGCTCGTCAAGGTCGAAGCCGTGACGGCGCCCGCAACTTCCCGCGCGCCGCGGTCAGCCGCATCCACGACTCCATCCCCTTCTTCTCCACACCGGAATATGCTCTCGAGCACAACGATAGAGTTGTCGACGAGCATGCCGACGCCCATCGCCAAACCACCCAACGACATGATGTTCAGGGTCATGTTCTGAACAAACATGGGGATGAAGGTTGCCACCACGGACAAAGGTATCGACAACCCAATAATCATCGTCGATTTGAGTTCGCGCAGAAAGAAGTACAGCACGATGATCGCCAGGAAACCGCCAGATACCGCGCTGCTCTGCACTTCACGGATTGCAGAAATAATGAAACGAGACTGATCGCTGATGGCATGCGCCGTGACTTCTTTCGGGAGCTTCTCAAGAAGCGTGCGCTTCTGCCTCATCTGCTGCGCAAACTGAATCGCTGCCAGTTCCGGCGGCAAATTAGAATCCGAAGGCGGCTTGTTCATCCACTCGGTGATCCTCTCGAGCATGTTCTTCTCGCGAGGAAAACCGAACAAGTCCTTCACCGTGTTGCACACGCGAACCGTGTTTGCATCGCCCCACTTGTAGATCTGAAGCTCGACCGCCTCGACGCCGTTGATTCGCACCACAGACTTCTGTTCGGTCTTGCCGATCGTAACATTGCCGATCTCTTTCAGCCGAATCTGTTTGCCCGTGGGAGTACTGAGGATACTACTCTCTATGTCCTGAAGGCTTTCCCACTCGTTGCGGGTGCGCACAAGGTATTCAGTCTTGCCTTCGCGCAGGCTGCCTCCGGAAAGATTGATGTTCTGCTGGCGCAATTGCTCCGCCACAAGTTCGACCGAAAGCCCCAGACTCTTCAGCCGATCGGCATCGATTTCTACTTTAACTTCTTCTTCTCGCCCGCCTTTCACGGAGACTTGTGCAATACCCGATTCCGCTTCGAGGTCTCCTTTGACATACCGCTCCGCCGCTTCGCGGATTTCGGTCAACTGCCGCTCATTCTCGATCGCACGTTGCTTCGGATCCTGGATTCCGCTCAGATCGCGCCCAACCAAACCAACACGAAACACGGGGTCGAGCGTCGGATCATACCGAAGAATAACGGGCTTCTCAGTGACTTCCCTCGGCGGATCGAACAAATCCAACCGGTCACGGACGTCCTGTTGCGCCAGGTTCATATCCGTGCCCCAGTTGAACTCCATCACGATTTCGGAAAGCCCAGGCGACGAAACGCTGCTCACCTCCACGAGTCCGCTGACAATGCTCAACGTTTCTTCAAGCGGCCGTGTGACGAGTTTCTCGATATCTTCGGGGGCCGCGCCTTCGTATTCCGTCCGTACCGTTAAAGTCGGATACGAAATATCCGGCATGAGGTTGATGGGAAGGTCCTGGAACGACTTCCAGCCGAATACAAGCGTGCTCACGAAAATCATCGCCATCGTAACGGGGCGGCGAATGGGCAAGCTGTAGTGTTTTGCTTCAGGAACGACGCTCGGGTCAGACATTCACATGCATCCCATTGTCGATTGGTTCTCAGACTTCCGCAATCGTTATTCGCACACGAACAAGGAGTGGCATCGCAAGTAGGCGGGAAAGGCGAGATTCATTCGTGCAAGACTTCAGCAGTCACGGTCCTCGGCTGCTTCGGCGCCATCTCCCCCGCGGTCTCAACAACTACTCGGCGCCGGCGTCCTTCTTCTCTTTCTCGGTCTTTCGCTCGGCCTCGGCTTCCTTGAGCGCCTCATCCGCGCTCAGCCCTGCTTTGGCCATCAACTCTCCATCCATCGTCGTGACTTTGACCTCGGAACCGGACTTGAGCGTCTGCTGGCCCAGTGTGACGATCATGGAATCGTCCTTCACGCCCGAAACGACTTCGATGAGATCCTTGTCTTCCAGCCCGGTTTCGATTTCCACTCGATTCGCCAGAAGCACGGGCTCGCCCTGAGCCGCCGCGGCGGCGGAAGCATCCTCTGCTTTCTTCTCAACGATAAACAGATACTTGCGCGCATTCTCTTCAACGACGGCGTCTTTGGGGACGCGCAACACGTTGGGACGCGTCTCCAAAACCAGCTGCACGCGCGCAAACGCGGCATCACGCAGTTTCGCCATCGTCGCCGAATCAA
Proteins encoded:
- a CDS encoding efflux RND transporter permease subunit, producing the protein MSDPSVVPEAKHYSLPIRRPVTMAMIFVSTLVFGWKSFQDLPINLMPDISYPTLTVRTEYEGAAPEDIEKLVTRPLEETLSIVSGLVEVSSVSSPGLSEIVMEFNWGTDMNLAQQDVRDRLDLFDPPREVTEKPVILRYDPTLDPVFRVGLVGRDLSGIQDPKQRAIENERQLTEIREAAERYVKGDLEAESGIAQVSVKGGREEEVKVEIDADRLKSLGLSVELVAEQLRQQNINLSGGSLREGKTEYLVRTRNEWESLQDIESSILSTPTGKQIRLKEIGNVTIGKTEQKSVVRINGVEAVELQIYKWGDANTVRVCNTVKDLFGFPREKNMLERITEWMNKPPSDSNLPPELAAIQFAQQMRQKRTLLEKLPKEVTAHAISDQSRFIISAIREVQSSAVSGGFLAIIVLYFFLRELKSTMIIGLSIPLSVVATFIPMFVQNMTLNIMSLGGLAMGVGMLVDNSIVVLESIFRCGEEGDGVVDAADRGAREVAGAVTASTLTSVAVFLPIAFVQGVAGQLFQDHALVVTYSLMASLFVALYLTPMIASRSKPTLLRENNVIWVTNAYRRTCAETGQSGLSALIMMVPYSALGVAEWLLQQAKDNYGPLATWVFGSGGGIGVAVRMVVAIVPLILVTLLFVIQCLLGFAQQFFSTLLLFVSIIVVGTSWLVGKVFHFVFWIPLELFNRGFDLMRGSYTVFMRRALRFSPAVLAIVAILAVHSASLVPTMGRELIPPMKQGEFGIQLITPAGTRLEETARRANEIEQLAMAIPEIGSVSVEIGQEDTSTSADRGENVAEFSLTLKNPKEDVARQDEITERLRSQVNARLLASDKAVFTLPSLFSFKTAVELQIRGDDYRELKRIGDEVVNSIRDVAGIKDLELNMREGYPEIIIQMDRDLLAAKGITPETVAMRLRAELQGDLPTEFSRRGEKIKVRVQADQNLLNSVDDLRKLAVNEGLPPIPLEAVASIQVQPGPSEIRRIDQRQVAVVTGNVEGRDLGAVMDDVIARTQKVAMPSDYQIIAGGQNRELQVSLQSLEFALWLAVFLVYAVMACQFESIRDPALVMVSVPLGSIGVIYTLVAMHVDLSILVYIGAICLAGIVVNNAIVLVDYTNLLMSRGMERIEAIVEAGRVRMRPILMTTLTTVLGLLPMSMASGEGDEIRRPMAITIIAGLTCSTILTLVIIPMVFYLFGSRKRSTIA